Proteins from a genomic interval of Desulfovibrio litoralis DSM 11393:
- the ahbB gene encoding siroheme decarboxylase subunit beta gives MSYEFTAIERRILAIVQKNIPESLTPYLDIANEVGCSEAEVLELLQKLKNDGAIRRFGASIKHQKTGYTHNAMVAWKIDETLISEAGKQAAKHPMISHCYFRPSDAEDWPYTLYTMIHGKEEGDCLKVIQELQATTALKEYAMLDSIKELKKTSMLYFENN, from the coding sequence ATGAGTTATGAGTTTACCGCTATTGAACGTCGCATTTTAGCCATTGTACAAAAAAATATCCCTGAAAGCTTAACACCTTATCTTGATATTGCTAATGAAGTTGGCTGTAGCGAAGCCGAAGTTTTAGAGTTATTACAAAAACTTAAAAACGATGGGGCAATTCGCCGTTTTGGTGCGAGCATTAAACATCAAAAAACAGGTTATACCCATAACGCTATGGTCGCTTGGAAAATAGACGAAACGCTTATTTCGGAAGCAGGCAAACAAGCAGCAAAACACCCAATGATTTCACATTGTTATTTTCGTCCGTCTGACGCCGAAGACTGGCCATATACGCTTTATACCATGATACACGGAAAAGAAGAAGGCGATTGTTTAAAAGTTATTCAAGAATTACAGGCAACAACAGCCCTTAAAGAATACGCCATGCTTGACAGTATAAAAGAGCTTAAAAAAACCTCTATGTTATATTTTGAAAACAATTAA